The following proteins are co-located in the Billgrantia tianxiuensis genome:
- a CDS encoding MurR/RpiR family transcriptional regulator, with translation MNQTPQDFNELEARVTEEYASLSRRLQQTARFLLDHPQEVAFATVARLAEQAGVTPSTLIRFANSFGFKGFSEMQQLFRSRLVDELPNYTERIRAVRSATGETPDSTQLLWEFAEANRDVLDQLPARIDPQNLERALDLLERAEIVHVLGTRRSFVVASYAAYAFHHIEKRAFLINGLGGMQGEQVKAIGARDALLVVSFSPYAEESRQAANEARQRGIPLVVITDSSLSPLARIADVALIVHEAEVKSFRGLAASLCLTQTLAIALGVRQEKARDHAAGDSDIERA, from the coding sequence ATGAATCAGACACCGCAGGATTTCAACGAGCTGGAGGCACGCGTCACGGAGGAGTACGCCTCCCTGAGTCGACGTCTGCAGCAGACGGCTCGCTTCTTGCTCGACCACCCTCAGGAGGTGGCCTTCGCCACCGTCGCCAGGCTGGCCGAGCAGGCGGGCGTCACGCCCTCCACCCTGATCCGTTTCGCCAATTCGTTCGGCTTCAAAGGCTTCTCGGAGATGCAGCAGCTGTTCCGCTCACGCCTGGTGGACGAGCTGCCCAACTACACCGAGCGCATTCGCGCCGTTCGCAGCGCCACGGGAGAGACACCCGACAGCACTCAACTGCTGTGGGAATTCGCCGAGGCCAACCGTGACGTGCTCGACCAGTTGCCGGCGCGTATCGACCCGCAGAACCTGGAGCGCGCCCTCGATCTGCTCGAGCGGGCCGAGATCGTGCATGTGCTTGGCACTCGCCGCAGCTTCGTGGTGGCAAGCTATGCCGCCTATGCGTTTCACCACATCGAGAAGCGGGCCTTTTTGATCAACGGCCTCGGCGGCATGCAGGGTGAGCAGGTCAAGGCCATCGGCGCGCGCGATGCCCTGCTGGTGGTGAGCTTTTCGCCCTACGCCGAAGAGAGCCGACAGGCGGCCAACGAGGCGCGACAGCGCGGCATTCCTCTGGTAGTGATCACCGACTCGAGCCTGAGCCCGCTGGCGCGGATTGCCGATGTCGCCCTGATTGTCCACGAGGCCGAGGTGAAGAGTTTCCGCGGGCTGGCGGCCTCCCTGTGCCTGACCCAGACCCTGGCAATCGCCTTGGGGGTGCGTCAGGAAAAGGCGCGAGACCACGCCGCGGGCGACAGCGACATCGAACGCGCCTGA
- a CDS encoding aspartate kinase, whose protein sequence is MTTVFKFGGASIKDADAIRHLTPLLEEHTDRPLIVVVSAMGKTTNKLEALLAAARSEGKEDAYRECFEALQADHHEAMEALFGDSRDSPAERVDALFDELDALHRKHRASPYARHYDQTVCYGELISTTIVAAWLNHCGIATDWHDARELVRTDACHQAANLDWAATADAIRERLRGSECVALTQGFIGGTEHGDATTLGREGSDFSAAIFAHCLDAREVVIWKDVTGLFNADPRRFDNAIQLERLSYAEATELAWHGAKVIHPKTLGPLQEKSIPLTVRSFETPDATPSVIDAERRFDAEAPSCILREEQVWIEVLPRDFAFMDEPRQHDILGRLVEAGLHANLVDSSAMRFALCLDNKPERLEQLIDSLEADYEINREDGLTLLTVRHPQPGMMDTLSEGREALAERRNATTAQRLFRSSDCPETWHIPESR, encoded by the coding sequence ATGACGACCGTATTCAAGTTCGGCGGCGCCTCGATCAAGGATGCCGATGCCATACGCCACCTGACCCCGCTGCTCGAGGAGCACACGGATCGACCCTTGATCGTGGTGGTCTCGGCCATGGGCAAGACCACCAACAAGCTGGAAGCGCTGCTTGCCGCCGCCCGCAGTGAAGGCAAGGAAGACGCCTACCGTGAATGCTTCGAGGCCTTGCAGGCCGACCACCACGAGGCGATGGAGGCGCTGTTCGGCGATTCTCGTGACTCACCGGCCGAGCGCGTCGACGCCCTGTTCGACGAGCTCGACGCACTGCACCGCAAGCACCGAGCCAGCCCCTATGCCAGGCACTACGACCAGACCGTGTGCTACGGCGAGCTGATCTCCACCACCATCGTCGCGGCCTGGCTCAACCACTGCGGTATCGCCACCGACTGGCACGATGCCCGCGAACTGGTGCGCACCGACGCCTGTCATCAGGCCGCCAACCTCGACTGGGCCGCCACCGCCGACGCCATTCGCGAGCGCCTGAGGGGCAGCGAATGCGTAGCGCTGACCCAAGGCTTCATCGGCGGCACCGAGCATGGTGATGCCACCACCCTGGGTCGTGAAGGCTCGGACTTCAGCGCGGCGATCTTCGCCCACTGCCTCGATGCCCGCGAGGTGGTGATCTGGAAGGACGTCACCGGCCTGTTCAACGCCGACCCCAGGCGCTTCGACAACGCCATACAGCTCGAGCGCCTCTCCTACGCCGAGGCCACCGAACTGGCCTGGCATGGAGCCAAGGTAATCCACCCCAAGACCTTGGGGCCGCTGCAGGAGAAGTCGATTCCGCTGACGGTGCGCTCCTTCGAGACGCCCGATGCCACACCCAGCGTGATCGACGCCGAGCGCCGTTTCGATGCCGAGGCGCCCTCCTGCATCCTGCGTGAAGAGCAGGTCTGGATAGAGGTGCTGCCGCGCGATTTCGCCTTCATGGACGAGCCGCGCCAGCACGACATTCTCGGCCGGCTGGTGGAAGCCGGCCTGCATGCCAATCTGGTCGACAGCAGCGCCATGCGCTTCGCCCTCTGTCTCGACAACAAGCCCGAGCGGCTCGAGCAGCTGATCGACTCGCTCGAGGCCGATTACGAAATCAACCGCGAGGATGGGCTGACGCTGCTGACCGTGCGCCATCCACAGCCAGGAATGATGGACACCCTCAGCGAGGGTCGCGAAGCGCTGGCCGAGCGGCGCAACGCCACCACCGCCCAGCGCCTGTTCCGCAGCAGCGACTGCCCCGAGACCTGGCATATCCCCGAATCCCGTTAG
- the iolD gene encoding 3D-(3,5/4)-trihydroxycyclohexane-1,2-dione acylhydrolase (decyclizing): protein MSTVRLTMAQALVRYLAVQRIESEGQETPLFAGVFAIFGHGNVAGLGEALYHVRDALPTLRAHNEQTMAHAAIAFAKAHGRRRMMAATSSIGPGATNMVTAAALAHANRLPVLLLPGDTFATREPDPVLQQVEHFGDPTITVNDCFRPVSRYFDRITRPEQLLTSLPQAIATLLDPEHCGPATLALPQDVQTFAYDYPEAFFAPRVHRIRRPQSDPWELKAAIAALAGAERPLIIAGGGVHYADACARLADFAQAHGVPVAETQAGKGALPEVHPCAMGAIGVTGSEAANRLAEQADVILAVGTRLQDFTTGSRALFERDDLTLVALNVGRFDSLKHRALPLTGDARDGLGTLDARLAEWRASDAWRERADSLKRAWAEVVARVTADDGRDLPTDAQVIGAVNRQAGEDGTVVCAAGGLPGELHKLWQCAGPGSYHVEYGYSCMGYEIAGGLGVKMARPEREVFVMVGDGSYLMHNSELATSVMLGHKLIVVVLDNRGFGCINRLQQVTGGAGFNNLLADCRSVPEGAPRTDFAAHARALGCQAESVRGIAGLEQALVRARQASGTYVIALDTDPLPSTDEGGAWWDVAVPEVSEREQVRQAYAGYSKAKQRQQR from the coding sequence ATGAGCACCGTACGTCTGACCATGGCCCAGGCCCTGGTCCGCTACCTGGCGGTCCAGCGCATCGAGAGCGAGGGCCAGGAGACGCCTCTGTTCGCGGGTGTCTTCGCCATCTTCGGCCATGGCAACGTGGCCGGTCTCGGCGAAGCGCTCTATCACGTCCGGGATGCGCTGCCGACACTGCGCGCCCACAACGAGCAGACCATGGCCCATGCCGCCATCGCCTTCGCCAAGGCGCACGGGCGGCGACGCATGATGGCCGCGACCAGCTCCATCGGACCGGGGGCGACCAACATGGTCACTGCCGCCGCGCTGGCCCACGCCAACCGACTGCCGGTGCTGTTGCTGCCCGGCGATACCTTCGCCACTCGCGAGCCCGACCCGGTGCTGCAACAGGTCGAGCACTTCGGCGACCCGACCATAACGGTCAACGACTGCTTTCGCCCGGTATCGCGCTACTTCGACCGCATCACCCGCCCCGAGCAACTGCTGACCAGCCTGCCCCAGGCGATCGCCACGCTGCTCGACCCCGAGCACTGCGGCCCGGCGACCCTGGCACTGCCCCAGGACGTGCAGACCTTCGCCTACGACTATCCCGAGGCCTTCTTCGCCCCGAGGGTTCATCGCATCCGTCGTCCCCAGTCGGACCCCTGGGAGCTCAAGGCGGCCATCGCTGCTCTGGCCGGCGCCGAGCGCCCGCTGATCATCGCCGGTGGCGGGGTGCACTATGCCGACGCCTGTGCGCGGCTCGCCGATTTCGCCCAGGCTCATGGCGTACCGGTGGCCGAGACCCAGGCCGGCAAGGGGGCCCTGCCCGAAGTTCACCCTTGCGCGATGGGCGCCATCGGCGTCACCGGCAGCGAGGCTGCCAATCGCCTGGCCGAGCAGGCCGATGTCATCCTGGCCGTGGGCACGCGGCTCCAGGACTTCACGACGGGATCGCGCGCGCTGTTCGAGCGCGACGACCTGACCCTGGTGGCCCTGAACGTGGGTCGCTTCGATAGTCTTAAGCACCGCGCTTTGCCGTTGACCGGCGATGCCCGCGATGGCCTGGGGACACTCGATGCAAGGCTTGCCGAGTGGCGCGCCAGCGACGCTTGGCGCGAGCGGGCAGACAGCCTCAAGCGGGCATGGGCAGAAGTAGTGGCGCGGGTCACCGCCGACGATGGCCGCGACCTGCCTACCGATGCCCAGGTGATCGGTGCCGTCAATCGCCAGGCCGGCGAGGATGGCACGGTGGTGTGCGCCGCCGGCGGGCTGCCCGGTGAGCTGCACAAGCTGTGGCAGTGCGCTGGCCCCGGCAGCTATCACGTGGAGTACGGCTACTCCTGCATGGGGTATGAGATCGCCGGTGGCCTGGGGGTCAAGATGGCCCGGCCCGAGCGTGAGGTGTTCGTCATGGTGGGTGACGGCAGCTACCTGATGCACAACTCGGAACTCGCCACCTCGGTGATGCTGGGTCACAAGCTGATCGTGGTGGTGCTCGACAATCGCGGCTTCGGCTGCATCAACCGCCTGCAGCAGGTGACTGGCGGCGCCGGTTTCAACAACCTGCTGGCGGACTGTCGCTCGGTGCCGGAGGGGGCGCCCAGGACCGACTTCGCCGCCCATGCCCGCGCGCTGGGTTGCCAGGCCGAGAGCGTGCGCGGCATTGCCGGGCTGGAGCAGGCGCTGGTGCGTGCTCGCCAGGCCAGCGGCACCTACGTCATCGCTCTCGACACCGATCCGCTGCCCAGCACCGATGAGGGCGGCGCCTGGTGGGACGTGGCGGTACCCGAGGTCTCCGAGCGCGAGCAAGTCCGCCAGGCGTATGCGGGGTACAGCAAGGCCAAGCAGCGTCAGCAGCGCTGA
- a CDS encoding Gfo/Idh/MocA family protein, protein MQTLKFGLIGTGYMGKAHAIALRAAPTVFPLPAHPVCELLAEVDGELAARKARELGFARATGDWKALVSDPEVDVVDICSPNYLHKEMALAAIEAGKHVYAEKPLALSSADAQEMVEAAERAGVKTLVGFNYIRNSATQLAREIIASGEIGELIHFRGRHNEDYMSDPAKPLDWHAQRVTAGAGALGDVGSHILNMAEYLTGQRISEVFGQLQTVIPRRPLPDGRGGMGEVENDDQAQALLRFDGGLIGNIETSRVATGRKMGLAYTIIGTNGSIIFDQERMSELQLYKHAGPEGRRGFRTLLMGPEHPDYAAFSPAAGHGLGYNDQKIIEIRDLVEGIVAGKPLYPDFREAWRVNRMINAIERSHAEGRWVSV, encoded by the coding sequence ATGCAGACGCTGAAGTTCGGTCTTATTGGTACCGGCTACATGGGCAAGGCCCATGCGATCGCCCTTAGGGCCGCTCCCACCGTCTTCCCGTTGCCCGCCCACCCGGTCTGCGAACTGTTGGCCGAGGTCGATGGCGAGCTGGCCGCGCGCAAGGCTCGTGAGTTGGGCTTCGCCCGAGCCACCGGCGACTGGAAGGCGTTGGTAAGCGACCCCGAGGTCGATGTGGTAGACATCTGCTCGCCCAACTACCTGCACAAGGAGATGGCGCTTGCCGCCATTGAGGCGGGTAAGCACGTCTATGCCGAGAAGCCCTTGGCGCTTTCCTCCGCCGATGCTCAGGAGATGGTGGAGGCCGCGGAAAGGGCCGGGGTCAAGACCCTGGTGGGCTTCAACTATATCCGTAACTCGGCCACCCAACTGGCCCGGGAGATTATCGCCAGTGGCGAGATTGGTGAGCTGATCCACTTCCGCGGCCGCCATAACGAAGACTATATGAGCGATCCCGCCAAACCGCTGGACTGGCATGCCCAGCGGGTTACCGCCGGCGCCGGGGCCCTGGGGGACGTGGGATCGCATATTCTCAACATGGCGGAATACCTGACCGGCCAGCGAATCAGCGAAGTATTCGGCCAACTGCAGACGGTGATACCCAGGCGACCTTTGCCTGATGGCAGGGGTGGTATGGGGGAGGTCGAAAACGATGACCAGGCTCAGGCGTTGCTGCGCTTCGATGGTGGCCTGATCGGTAATATCGAGACTTCCCGGGTGGCTACCGGACGCAAGATGGGGCTGGCCTACACCATTATCGGCACCAACGGCTCGATAATCTTCGACCAGGAGCGCATGAGCGAGCTGCAGCTCTACAAGCACGCTGGGCCTGAGGGACGCCGCGGTTTCCGCACGCTGCTGATGGGCCCCGAGCACCCCGACTATGCCGCGTTCAGCCCGGCCGCCGGCCATGGGCTGGGCTACAACGACCAGAAGATCATTGAGATCCGCGATCTGGTGGAAGGCATCGTAGCTGGCAAGCCTCTCTATCCCGATTTCCGCGAGGCCTGGCGGGTCAACCGCATGATCAATGCGATTGAGCGCTCTCATGCCGAGGGCAGGTGGGTGTCCGTCTAG
- a CDS encoding bifunctional 5-dehydro-2-deoxygluconokinase/5-dehydro-2-deoxyphosphogluconate aldolase, whose protein sequence is MHDFQHDDRPLDLICLGRVAVDLYAQQLGSRLEDVTSFAKYLGGSSGNVAYGTARLGLRSAMLSRVGNEQMGSFVREELERVGVDTTALQTDPERHTGLVLLALKDCETFPLLFYRRDCADMAIDSEEIDPAFIGRARALAITGTHFSTEATRRACRKALDAAGEHGVKRVLDIDYRPVLWGLTSPGDGETRFVADAKVTADLQRWLHDFDLIVGTEEEFHIAGGSTDTLAALHAVREVSDATLVCKLGAQGCVIFEGRIPDRIEQGIVVEGVPVEVLNVLGAGDAFMSGLLRGWLNGEDWATSATYANACGALVVSRHGCAPAMPTEKELFDYLARRDAVARPDKDERLNHLHRVTTRSPNEWPEVCGLAFDHRRQLTEMARDVRADLRRIPALKRLLVRAAESGARQAGISQPAILVDDVYGQDALNDATGRGWWLGRPVELPGSRPLRFQHGDDLGSRLRHWPREHIIKCLVFYHPDDPLALRLDQEARLRQLYRAACESGLELLLEVIPPADMPVDDRTLPRSLQRFYHLGIRPDWWKLPTLSDAAWQAVGRVIDAQDPHCRGVVLLGLDAPMDEMKRGFVAAARQPQCKGFTVGRTLFAAASREWLAGDIDDAQLIERVAANYAELIQEWQRLRHATPQREEALT, encoded by the coding sequence ATGCATGATTTCCAACACGACGACAGGCCGCTGGACCTGATCTGCCTCGGTCGCGTCGCCGTCGACCTCTATGCGCAGCAGCTCGGCAGCCGCCTGGAGGACGTCACCAGTTTCGCCAAGTACCTGGGCGGCAGCTCCGGCAACGTAGCCTACGGCACCGCCCGACTGGGGCTGAGGTCGGCCATGCTCTCGCGGGTGGGCAATGAGCAGATGGGCAGCTTCGTGCGCGAGGAGCTCGAGCGCGTCGGAGTCGACACCACGGCGTTGCAGACCGACCCGGAGCGCCATACCGGCCTGGTGCTGCTGGCGCTGAAGGATTGCGAGACGTTTCCCCTGCTTTTCTATCGTCGCGATTGCGCCGACATGGCTATCGACAGTGAAGAGATCGATCCGGCCTTCATCGGCCGCGCCCGGGCCTTGGCCATCACCGGCACCCATTTCTCCACCGAGGCGACTCGACGCGCTTGCCGCAAAGCACTGGACGCGGCCGGCGAACACGGCGTCAAGCGGGTACTGGACATCGACTATCGACCGGTGCTGTGGGGCCTGACGAGCCCTGGCGACGGCGAGACGCGCTTCGTCGCTGATGCCAAGGTCACCGCCGATCTGCAGCGTTGGCTACACGATTTCGACCTCATCGTGGGCACCGAGGAGGAGTTCCACATCGCCGGGGGCAGCACCGATACCCTGGCAGCGCTGCATGCGGTGCGCGAGGTCAGCGACGCCACCCTGGTGTGCAAGCTGGGTGCCCAGGGTTGCGTGATCTTCGAGGGCAGGATCCCCGATCGCATCGAGCAGGGCATCGTGGTCGAGGGTGTCCCGGTGGAGGTGCTCAACGTGCTGGGGGCCGGCGACGCCTTCATGAGCGGCCTGTTGCGGGGTTGGTTGAACGGCGAGGACTGGGCGACCAGTGCCACCTACGCCAATGCCTGCGGCGCTCTGGTGGTGTCGCGCCATGGCTGCGCGCCGGCCATGCCCACCGAAAAGGAGCTGTTCGACTATCTGGCCCGCCGCGACGCGGTGGCGCGCCCCGACAAGGACGAGCGCCTCAACCACCTGCATCGCGTCACCACCCGCTCGCCCAACGAGTGGCCGGAAGTGTGCGGCCTGGCCTTCGATCATCGGCGCCAGCTCACCGAGATGGCCCGCGACGTGCGGGCCGATTTGCGGCGCATTCCGGCGCTCAAGCGGCTGCTGGTACGTGCCGCCGAGAGCGGGGCTCGACAGGCCGGGATATCTCAGCCGGCCATTCTGGTCGACGACGTCTACGGTCAGGATGCACTCAACGATGCCACCGGCCGAGGCTGGTGGCTGGGACGCCCGGTGGAGTTGCCCGGCTCGCGCCCGCTGCGCTTCCAGCATGGCGACGACCTGGGCAGCCGGCTGCGCCACTGGCCGCGCGAGCACATCATCAAGTGCCTGGTGTTCTATCATCCGGACGACCCGCTGGCGCTGCGCCTGGACCAGGAAGCGCGCCTGCGCCAGCTCTACCGGGCCGCCTGCGAGAGCGGCCTGGAACTGCTGCTGGAAGTGATTCCGCCGGCCGACATGCCGGTGGACGACAGGACACTGCCGCGTAGCCTGCAGCGCTTCTATCACCTGGGCATACGTCCCGACTGGTGGAAGCTGCCGACGCTCTCGGACGCTGCCTGGCAGGCGGTCGGCCGGGTCATCGATGCACAGGACCCGCACTGCCGGGGCGTGGTGCTGCTGGGGCTGGATGCGCCCATGGATGAAATGAAGCGTGGCTTCGTGGCCGCGGCTCGCCAGCCTCAGTGCAAGGGCTTTACCGTGGGCCGGACGCTGTTTGCCGCCGCCAGCCGCGAATGGCTGGCGGGAGACATCGACGACGCTCAACTGATCGAGCGGGTGGCAGCCAACTATGCCGAACTGATCCAGGAGTGGCAGCGCCTGCGCCATGCCACTCCCCAGCGGGAGGAAGCACTGACATGA
- the iolE gene encoding myo-inosose-2 dehydratase, which produces MSRVRLGINPLTWTNDDLPSLGADTPLEVCLEEGREAGFSGFELGNKFPRTPEALSEVLDRFDLALVSGWYSARLLERSPEEEIAAVQDHLDLLKQCGAKVMVFCEVSRCIHGDRGVPLSQRPHLDDADWRRLTEGLNVVGDYLGEQGIHLAYHHHLGTVVESQQDVERMLDNTRDGVGLLLDLGHLRGADGDPLAIARRYASRIRHVHCKDVRYPVLEELRNRDKSFLDAVLDGLFTVPGDGDVDFLPTLTHLRETGYRGWLVVEAEQDPEIAHPLTYAHMGYRNLRALAEQAGFRIID; this is translated from the coding sequence ATGAGCCGTGTACGCTTGGGGATCAATCCCCTCACCTGGACTAACGACGACCTGCCGAGCCTCGGCGCCGACACGCCGCTGGAGGTATGCCTCGAGGAGGGGCGCGAGGCCGGCTTCTCCGGTTTCGAACTCGGCAACAAGTTTCCCCGCACGCCCGAGGCGCTCTCCGAGGTGCTGGATCGATTCGATCTGGCGCTGGTCTCCGGCTGGTACTCTGCCCGGTTGCTCGAGCGCAGCCCTGAGGAGGAGATCGCGGCCGTCCAGGATCATCTCGACCTGCTCAAGCAGTGCGGCGCCAAGGTGATGGTGTTCTGCGAAGTGAGTCGCTGCATCCACGGCGACCGGGGCGTTCCCCTCTCGCAGCGGCCGCATCTGGACGATGCCGACTGGCGGCGTCTCACCGAAGGGTTGAACGTGGTGGGCGACTACCTCGGCGAACAGGGCATCCACCTGGCGTACCACCATCACCTGGGCACCGTGGTGGAGAGCCAGCAGGACGTCGAGCGCATGCTCGACAATACCCGCGACGGCGTGGGCCTGCTGCTCGACCTGGGCCACCTGCGCGGCGCCGACGGTGACCCTCTCGCTATCGCCCGGCGCTACGCATCGCGGATCAGACACGTGCACTGCAAGGACGTGCGCTATCCAGTCCTCGAGGAGCTGCGCAATCGCGACAAGAGCTTCCTCGACGCCGTCCTCGATGGTCTCTTCACCGTGCCGGGCGATGGCGACGTCGACTTCCTGCCCACCCTGACCCACCTGCGCGAGACCGGCTACCGAGGCTGGCTGGTGGTGGAGGCTGAACAGGACCCCGAGATTGCGCATCCTCTCACCTATGCCCACATGGGGTATCGCAATCTGCGCGCCCTGGCCGAGCAGGCCGGGTTCCGGATCATCGATTGA
- a CDS encoding ABC transporter permease produces MKSNASPRPADAALAPQDERLRRIPFWKKALSRPELGALAGTILVLGFFLVVARETGMFTPSGVLNFLEVAAQLGIIATAAALLMIGGEFDLSIGSMIGLAGILIAIPVVQYGWPLWAAILLAFSCAALVGATNGYLVNRTGLPSFIVTLGFLFILRGLAIGISRLLTGRTQIGGIHQHVPGDWMAALFSGEVATGLFGWMAAQGWIATNFAGNPVVTGIPISIVWWLGLTAVATWVLLCTPYGNWIFASGGDANAARNSGVPVHRVKVSLFVFTAFSATVFACLQVMDTGSADTIRGLLKELEAIIAVVIGGALLTGGYGSAIGAALGALIFGLVQMGIFYTGVNTDWFQVFLGAMLLVAVLFNNFMRKKAMEAK; encoded by the coding sequence ATGAAGTCCAACGCATCCCCCCGACCCGCCGACGCGGCGCTGGCACCGCAGGATGAGCGCCTGCGGAGGATCCCGTTCTGGAAGAAGGCGTTGAGCCGCCCCGAGCTTGGCGCGCTGGCCGGTACCATCCTGGTCCTGGGGTTCTTCCTCGTCGTCGCCAGGGAGACCGGCATGTTCACGCCATCCGGTGTCCTCAACTTCCTCGAGGTAGCGGCTCAGTTGGGCATCATCGCCACCGCGGCCGCACTACTGATGATCGGCGGTGAGTTCGACCTCTCCATCGGCTCGATGATCGGGCTGGCCGGCATCCTGATCGCCATCCCCGTGGTGCAATACGGCTGGCCGCTGTGGGCGGCGATTCTACTGGCCTTCTCCTGTGCGGCGCTGGTGGGCGCCACCAACGGCTACCTGGTCAACCGGACCGGGTTGCCGTCCTTCATCGTCACGCTGGGCTTCCTGTTCATCCTGCGCGGTCTGGCCATCGGCATCAGCCGTCTGCTGACAGGGCGCACCCAGATCGGCGGTATTCACCAGCACGTCCCCGGCGACTGGATGGCTGCCCTGTTCTCGGGCGAGGTCGCGACCGGGCTGTTCGGCTGGATGGCGGCGCAGGGCTGGATCGCCACCAATTTCGCCGGCAACCCGGTGGTCACCGGCATTCCGATCTCCATCGTCTGGTGGCTGGGCCTGACCGCCGTGGCGACCTGGGTCCTGCTCTGCACCCCCTACGGCAACTGGATCTTCGCCAGCGGTGGCGATGCCAATGCCGCGCGCAACTCCGGCGTCCCGGTGCATCGGGTCAAGGTCTCGCTGTTCGTGTTCACCGCCTTCTCGGCCACCGTCTTCGCCTGCCTGCAGGTCATGGATACCGGCTCGGCCGACACCATTCGCGGACTGCTCAAGGAGCTCGAGGCGATCATCGCCGTGGTGATCGGTGGTGCCCTGCTCACCGGCGGCTACGGCTCGGCGATCGGCGCGGCCCTGGGGGCGCTCATATTCGGCCTGGTGCAGATGGGGATCTTCTACACGGGGGTGAACACCGACTGGTTCCAGGTCTTCCTCGGCGCGATGCTGCTGGTGGCTGTGCTGTTCAACAATTTCATGCGCAAGAAGGCGATGGAGGCCAAGTGA
- a CDS encoding sugar ABC transporter substrate-binding protein — protein MARLIHRLLASTMAAALMAGSAQAQDSSRFIMVTHGVPSDPFWSVVKNGAEDAAEQVGARLEYRAPSTFDMAQMQQLIEAAVASAPDGLIVSFTDEDALGGVVQKAADNNIPVITINSGGDVASQYGTRLHIGQSEYEAGKQAAERMREMGAEKGLCVNHEQGNQGLDRRCDGFSEGFGGNAEQLATSHDPVEIRNAIVAYLNQHDDIDAILTLGTLTAEPLVRAMREHGATDMFTLGTFDLSPSTLEALEQGELDFAIDQQQYLQGYLPVIFLDQFVKNGMLPAGDVPTGPGFVTQENASQVIELSKQGIR, from the coding sequence ATGGCACGTCTCATTCACAGGCTGCTCGCCTCGACAATGGCAGCGGCTCTCATGGCGGGGTCGGCCCAGGCTCAGGACAGCTCCCGCTTCATCATGGTGACCCACGGCGTTCCCTCCGACCCGTTCTGGTCCGTGGTCAAGAACGGCGCCGAAGATGCCGCCGAGCAGGTCGGCGCGAGGCTGGAGTACCGGGCGCCCTCTACCTTCGACATGGCCCAGATGCAGCAGCTCATAGAAGCCGCCGTCGCGTCGGCCCCGGACGGCCTGATCGTCTCCTTTACCGACGAGGACGCCCTGGGCGGTGTCGTCCAGAAAGCTGCCGACAACAACATTCCGGTGATTACCATCAATTCCGGTGGGGACGTGGCGAGCCAGTACGGCACCCGACTGCATATCGGGCAGAGCGAATATGAGGCGGGCAAGCAGGCCGCCGAGCGCATGCGGGAGATGGGCGCGGAGAAGGGGCTCTGCGTCAACCACGAGCAGGGCAATCAGGGGCTCGACCGCCGCTGTGACGGATTCAGCGAAGGCTTCGGCGGCAATGCCGAACAGTTGGCCACCTCTCACGACCCGGTCGAGATCCGTAACGCCATCGTGGCCTATCTCAACCAGCACGACGATATCGACGCCATCCTGACCCTGGGGACGCTGACCGCCGAGCCGCTGGTCCGTGCCATGCGCGAACACGGGGCCACGGACATGTTCACCCTGGGCACGTTCGATCTCTCTCCCAGCACGCTCGAGGCGCTGGAGCAGGGCGAGCTGGACTTTGCCATCGACCAGCAGCAGTACCTGCAGGGCTATCTACCGGTGATCTTTCTCGATCAGTTCGTCAAGAACGGCATGCTGCCGGCCGGGGACGTGCCGACGGGCCCGGGCTTCGTGACCCAGGAGAATGCCAGCCAGGTAATCGAACTGAGCAAGCAGGGAATTCGCTGA